The stretch of DNA CCCGTGGGACGAGCGCGCTCCGGTGCTGCCGTGGGACGGCGAGGGCCTGCCGCGCGAGAAGATGGCGATCGTCGAGAACGGCAAGGTCGTGGCGATGCAGTACTCGCGCTACTGGGCCAAGAAGCAGGGCAAGCGCGCCGTCGGCGAGCCGGGCAACCTGCTGGTCGCCGGTGGCGACAAGACCACCGCGCAGCTGGTGGCCAGCACCCAGAAGGGCATCCTGGTCACCCGCACCTGGTACATCCGCATGGTCGATCCGCAGACCGTGCTGCTGACCGGCCTGACCCGCGACGGCACGTTCTACATCGAGAACGGCCAGATCAAGCACCCGGTGAAGAATTTCCGCTTCAACGAGTCGCCGGTGATCATGCTCAACAACATCGAAGAACTCGGCAAGCCGGTGCGCGTGGCCGGTGACGAGTCCTCGTTCGTGATGATGATCCCGCCGATGAAGCTGCGCGATTTCACCTTCACTTCGCTGTCGGATGCGGTCTGACGCCTGAGCCGTCATCCCCGCCTGCGCGGGGATGACGGGTAGTAGTTTGTTTGTCGAGTAATCACCTGATGCAACGCCGCGACTTCCTGAATCTCACCGGCCTCTCGCTCGCCGCGATGGCGCTGCCGTTTGGCCGCAGCATCGCCGCCGAGGCGCTGCTCGAACCGGTTGATGGTGCGCGCCGCCGGCTCCTCGCCGACGCCGCGCTGACGGCCGCCCGCGCCGCGGGCGCGCAGTACTGCGACGTGCGCATCGGGCGCTACCTGCGCCAGTCGGTGATCACCCGCGAGGCGCGGGTGGAGAACATCGTCAACGGCGAGTCCTCCGGCATCGGCGTGCGCGTGCTGGTCGATGGCGCCTGGGGCTTCGCGGCGACCAACGTGCAGACCACCGATGCGGTGGCGGCCGTTGCGCGCCAGGCCGCCGCGATAGCCAAGGCCAACTCGCGCCACCAGACCAGGCGCGTCGAGCTGGCACCGACGCCCGGCGTCGGCGAGATCAGCTGGGCCACGCCGATCCGCAAGAACGCGATGGCGGTGCCGATCAAGGAGAAGGTCGACCTGCTGCTCGGCGTCAATGCCGCGGCAATGAAGGCCGGTGCCGACTTCTTCAACTCGACGCTGTTCCTGATCAACGAGCAGAAGTACTTCGCCTCCACCGACGGCAGCTACATCGACCAGGACGTGCACCGGATCTGGCTGCCGATCACCGCCACCGCGGTGGACAAGGCCAGCGGCAAGTTCCGCACGCGCAACGGCCTGTCGGCGCCGATGGGCATGGGCTACGAGTATCTCGACGCCGATCCGGCCGGCAAGTTCAAGCTGCCCGGCGGCATCACCGCCTACGGCCGCAGCTACGACGTGATGGAAGACGCCATCGCCAGTGCCCGCGATGCCCGCGCCAAGCTCAAGGCGCCGTCGGTGAAGCCGGGCAAGTACGACCTGGTGATCGACCCGACCAATCTGTTCCTGACCATCCACGAGAACGTCGGCCACCCGCTCGAGCTCGACCGCGTGCTCGGCTACGAGGCCAACTACGCCGGCACCAGCTTCGCCACGCTCGACAAGCGCGACGAGGGCTACCGCTGGGGCAGCGACATCGTCAACTTCGTCGCCGACAAGACCCGCCAGGGCAGCCTCGGCGCGGTCGGTTACGACGACGAGGGCGTCAAGACGAAGCAGTGGGACCTGGTGCGCGACGGCATCCTCGTCGACTACCAGGCCACGCGCGACGAAGCGCATATCCTCGGCCACAAGGAATCGCACGGCTGCAGCTATGCCGACTCCTGGTCGAGCGTGCAGTTCCAGCGCATGGCCAACGTCTCGCTGATGCCGGGCAAGAAGCCGCTGAGCGTGGCCGACATGGTCAAGGACGTCGAGAACGGCCTGTACATCCATGGCCGCGGCTCGTACTCGATCGACCAGCAGCGCTACAACGCGCAGTTCGGCGGCCAGCTGTTCTACGAGATCAAGCAGGGCAAGGTCACCGGCCTGGTCGAGGACGCGGCTTACCAGATCCGCACGCCGGAATTCTGGAATGCGTGCAGCGCGATCTGCGACGAGCGCGACTTCCGCCTCGGCGGTTCGTTCTTCGACGGCAAGGGCCAGCCGAGCCAGGTCTCGGCGGTGTCGCACGGATCGAGCACCACGCGCTTCAACGGCATCAACATCATCAATACCGCGCGGTCGATATGAACCGCGCGCAGTTCCTCCGCCTGATGCTGGCGGGCGCGGCGGGGGCGGTGCTGTCGCCGCTCGCGCGCGCCGCCGGCGTCGAGTACGACTTCTGGCTGACGCGCCTGAAGTACGACTCGGGGGACTGGGATGTCGACCAGCGCATGCCGGCCAACCTGATCACGTCGCTGATCGACTACACCAACCTGCGCGTGGACCCGAAGGAACACGTGCTGGCGCTGGCCGACCCGAAGATGCTGACCGCGCCCTTCTGCTACCTGGCCGGGCACAAGCTGGTCGAGTTCAACCCGGATGAGCGGCGCAACTTCGAGCGTTACGTGCGCAATGGCGGCTTCGTCTTCGTTGACGACTGCAACCATGACATCGACGGTTTGTTCGCGCGCTCGTTCGAAGCGCAGATGTCGTCGATCTTCGGGCCGAAGGCGCTGCGCAAGCTGCCCAACACGCACGCGCTTTACCGCAGTTTCTTCACCTTCAAGGACGGCCCGCCGGCCACGGGCTTCGAGCTCAACGGCTGGGGCGACGACCTGGTGCACGATTACCTGCAGGGCATCGAGATCGACGGCCGGCTCGGCGTCCTCTACAGCAACAAGGATTACGGTTGCGAGTGGGACTACGACTGGCGCAACAAGCGTTTCCTCGCCGAGGACAACACCAAGTTCGCGGTCAACATCGTGATGTACGCGTTGAACAGCTGATGCCAGAGCACCCGAGACCCTCATGAACAACACCCCCACCGAAGCCGACATCCAGGCCCAGCTCGCCAGGCTCGGCACCCTGCGCACCGCCATCGCCCAGGCCATCGTCGGCCAGGAAGCGGTCGTCGAGCAGTTGCTGATCGGCCTGCTGGCCGGTGGCCACTGCCTGCTCGAAGGCGTGCCTGGGCTGGGCAAGACGCTGCTGGTGCGCTCGCTCGGCCAGGCGCTGGAGTTGCAGTTCCGGCGCGTGCAGTTCACGCCCGACCTGATGCCCAGCGACATCCTCGGCACCGAGCTGCTGGAAGAAGACCATGGCACCGGCCATCGCCATTTCCGCTTCCAGCCGGGCCCGATCTTCACCAACCTGCTGCTCGCCGACGAGCTCAACCGCACCCCGCCCAAGACCCAGGCGGCGCTGCTGGAGGCGATGCAGGAACGCACCGTCAGCTACGCCGGCGTGACCCATCAGCTGCCGGCGCCGTTCTTCGTGCTGGCCACGCAGAACCCGCTCGAGCAGGCTGGCACCTATCCGTTGCCGGAAGCGCAGCTCGACCGCTTCCTGCTGCACATCCGCGTCGACTATCCGAGCGAAACCGAAGAGCGCGACATCCTTGCCCAGACCACCGGCACGCGCCATTCCGAGGTGCCGCAGGTGATGCACGGCGAGGAAGTGCTGGCGCTGCAGGCGCGCGTGCGCGAAGTGCACCTGGGCGACGATCTGCTCGCCTGGATCACCCGCCTGGTCCGCGCCAGCCGCCCGAACGAATCGGCACCGGCGGAAGTGAAGCAGTGGGTGAAGTGGGGCGCCGGCCCGCGTGCCGGCCAGTCACTGGTGCTCGCGGCCAAGGCACGCGCGCTGCTGCACGGGCGCCTGGCGGCAACACGCGAGGACATCGTCGCGCTTGCCGCGCCGGTGATGCGCCATCGCCTGCTGCTGTCGTTCGCCGCCGAGGCCGAGCAGAAGAGCGCCGACGACGTGATCGCCGCGCTGCTGCGCAGCGTGCCGTTCGCGGGTTGATCGCAGGACGCGTGACCAGTCCCGGTTCCAGCTTCGTCGACTTCATCCCGCCGCAGGTGCGTGCGCGGCTGAAGGACCTGCGCCTGACCTCGCGACGCGCGGTCGGCCTGCAGGGCATCGGCCTGCACCACAGCCGCAGCCGCGGCGCCGGTCTGGAGTTCGCCCAGTACCGCGCATATGAGCCCGGCGACGAGTTGCGCCAGGTCGACTGGAAACTCTACGCACGCTCCGATCGATTCTTCGTCCGCGAGGCCGAGCGTGAAAGCCCGCTCGCGGTGTGGTTGCTGGTCGATGCCACCGCCTCGATGGCGCAGGAAGACGCAGCCCGCCCCGGCTGGTCGCGCCTGTCCGCCGCCAAGGGCCTGGCCGCCTGCGTCGCCGAACTGGCCTTGCGCCAGGGCGACCGCTTCGGCCTGGCCGTGCTCCACGGCGACGGCGTGCGCGTGCTCGCGCCTGGAAGCGGCCTGCGCCAGCGCGATCGATTCATGCTCGAACTGCAGCGCGTCGAGGCCGGCGGCACCTGGCCGTCGGCCGAGCGCCTGCGCCCGTTGTGGGAACGCATCGGCGCCGGCGACCTGGTCGTGCTGCTCAGCGATGCCTTCGACGAAGGCGCGCTGGAAGTGGTGACGCGGCTGGCAGCCGCACGCCGCGAAGTCGCCGCGATCCAGATCCTGACCGCCGAGGAGCGCGACTTCCCGTTCCGCGGTGGCCATGTGTTCCGCGACCCGGAAACCGGCGAAGAACTGCGCGGCGATGGCGTGGCGATGCGCGACGAGTTCCTGCGCCGCTTCGAGGCGGCACGCCGCGAACTCGACGCGCGCCTGGATGCCAGCGGCATCCGCCATGCGCGCTACGTGCTCGACCAGGCACTGGACCTGCCGCTGCGACGCCTGTTCGGTTCGCGCGATGCCGCGGAGTACGCATGAGCCTGGCGTTCCTGTTGCCCGCCGGCCTCGCGGCGCTCGCCGCGCTGCTGCTGCCGCTGCTGATCCACCTGGCGCGGCGCAGCGAGCAGCGGCCGATCCAGTTCGCCGCACTGCGCTGGCTGCGGCAGAAGCCGAAGCCGCGTCATCGCATCCGCTTCGACGAATGGCTGTTGCTGGCGCTGCGGCTGTTGCTGCTGGTCGCGCTGGCGCTGCTGTTGGCGCGACCGGTGATGGTCGGTGGCGCGAGCGAGGCGCCGTGGATTGCCGTGGTACCGGGCGTGGATCTGAAGCAGGCGCGCGCGGTGCAGGCGCCCGAGAACGCGCGATGGCATTGGCTGGCGCCGGGCTTCCCGTCGCTGGACGAGGCGGCGCCAACGGCGTCCGCGCCGGTGACCAGTCTGTTGCGCGAAATCGATGCTGGATTGCCTGAGGGTGTCGCGCTGACCGTACTCGTGCCCGAACAGCTCGCGGGCGTCGATGCGCAACTGCCGTCCTTGAGCCATCGCATCGAATGGCGTGTGCTGCCCGGTGCGATGCCGGTCGCGCCCGCGCAGCCGGAAGCGGCTGCGTTCGCGCCAAGCATCCGCTACGCCCCGCAGCGCGAAGCGGCGATGCGTTACATGCGCGCCGCACAGGCAGCGTGGAAGGGAGGCTCGACGGTCGCTTCCGACCAGGCACCCCTCGCGCAACCCTTGCCTGCCAACACCCGACAACTGATCTGGCTGGCGCCCGGCCCCTTGCCCGCCGCGATCGACACGTGGGTTCGCGAAGGCGGCACTGCGCTGCTCGATCACGACACCGCGCTCGCCAACCTCCCGGCGACAACGGTGCTGTGGCGTGACCCCACTGGCGCCCCGCTGGTCGAAGGCGCGGCATACGGCAAAGGCCGGGTGATGCGCTTCAGTCGCGAGCTGGCGCCGCAGTCCATGCCCGTGCTGCTGGAGCCAGACTTCCCGCAGCAGCTGCGCAGCCTGTTCGATCCACCGCGAGTTGCGCCAACGCGCGTTCTCGCCGCAACGCATGAACCGCTGACAGGTGGCCCCGTGTTCCCGCAGTCGCCGCGCGACCTGCAACCGTGGCTGGTGCTGCTGATCGCGTTGCTGTTCCTGGGCGAACGCTGGCTTGCGACCGGCGCACGCCGGACGGTGGCGCCATGAGCGCAATGACCGTCCTGCAACGCGCATTGCAGCAGGCACGCTGGCGTCGCGGCCTCGATGCCGCGTTGCGCTGCCTGCCGTGGCTGCTGGTCGCTGTCGCACTGGCCTGGCGCCTGGGCGGAGCCGCCGCGGCGTTGACGGTGCTGGTGATCGCGGCCGTGGCAACGGGGGCGTTCGCCTTCCATCGCGCCCGCACGCTCGACACGCGCTGGCTGGTCCGCGAACTCGATGCCCGCCGTGCCGACATGGACGACAGCACCGACCTGCTATTCGCGCCGGCCGCCGTCATGACCGGCCTGGAGCGACTGCAACTGGGTCGCCTGCAGCAACGCATCGAGAGTGCCCCGCCACCGGACCTGCGTCCGCGCTGGTCGACGCGTGTGCATGCGATCGGCAGCGGCGTCGCCATCGTTGCGATCGCGGCGATCCTGCTGTGGCCCGCACGCCCGGGCGCGACGTTTGACGATGTCCTGTCGAGCGTCGGCGTCACTCCGGCCGCGCCGACGCAGACGAGCATCGTCCAGCAACGCCTGCAGATCACGCCGCCCGGTTACACGCGCCAACCCGCGCGCGACGACGCCACCCTCGATGCCAAGGCACCGCAGGGCACGCGCCTGCAATGGACGATCCGTTTTGCGCCGCAGCCGGCATCGGTGGAACTGGTCTTCCACGACGGCCGCCGCCTGAAGCTCACCCGCGAAGGCGACGACTGGCGCGGCAGTGACGTGCTCGCCCGCTCGGCGCTGTACCGCATCGTCGTGGCCGGTGCCCCGCCGCTGCAGCCGGCGACGCTGCACCGTCTCGACGCCATCCCCGACCGCGCGCCGCAACTGCGCGTGCTCGAACCCGACCGCAGCCTGAGCCTGATGACGCAGGGCCAGCGCAGCTGGGCGCTGGCGTTCGAGGGCAGCGACGACTACGGCGTCGCTTCCTCCGGCACGCTGCGCATCACCCTGGCGCAGGGCAGCGGCGAGAACATCACCTTCCGCGAGCAGTCGATGACGATTGCCGGTAGCAGCAGCGGCAGCGGCAGCGCGACGGTCAAGCGCTACGCCCATCGCCTCGACCTGGCCGCGCTCGGCCTGGCTGCCGGCGACGACCTGATCGTGCAGCTGAGCATCAACGACAACCGTACCCCGACTGCGCAATCGGCACGCAGCGCCAGCCTGATCCTGCGCTGGCCGTCCGACCTGGGTACCGAGACCACCGGCCTGGAAGGCATGGTCAAAGAAGGTGCTGCCGGCGTACTTCCGCAGCCAGCGCCAGATCATCATCGACGCCGAGGCGCTGCTGAAGGAGAAGCGCAAGCTCGAGGCCGACAGCTACGTGAAGCGCAGCGACGCGATCGGCGTCGACCAGCGCATCCTGCGACTGCGTTACGGCCAGTTCCTCGGCGAAGAAGCCGAGGGCGACCCGAAACCGCCGCC from Lysobacter arenosi encodes:
- a CDS encoding TldD/PmbA family protein, whose translation is MQRRDFLNLTGLSLAAMALPFGRSIAAEALLEPVDGARRRLLADAALTAARAAGAQYCDVRIGRYLRQSVITREARVENIVNGESSGIGVRVLVDGAWGFAATNVQTTDAVAAVARQAAAIAKANSRHQTRRVELAPTPGVGEISWATPIRKNAMAVPIKEKVDLLLGVNAAAMKAGADFFNSTLFLINEQKYFASTDGSYIDQDVHRIWLPITATAVDKASGKFRTRNGLSAPMGMGYEYLDADPAGKFKLPGGITAYGRSYDVMEDAIASARDARAKLKAPSVKPGKYDLVIDPTNLFLTIHENVGHPLELDRVLGYEANYAGTSFATLDKRDEGYRWGSDIVNFVADKTRQGSLGAVGYDDEGVKTKQWDLVRDGILVDYQATRDEAHILGHKESHGCSYADSWSSVQFQRMANVSLMPGKKPLSVADMVKDVENGLYIHGRGSYSIDQQRYNAQFGGQLFYEIKQGKVTGLVEDAAYQIRTPEFWNACSAICDERDFRLGGSFFDGKGQPSQVSAVSHGSSTTRFNGINIINTARSI
- a CDS encoding DUF4159 domain-containing protein, which produces MNRAQFLRLMLAGAAGAVLSPLARAAGVEYDFWLTRLKYDSGDWDVDQRMPANLITSLIDYTNLRVDPKEHVLALADPKMLTAPFCYLAGHKLVEFNPDERRNFERYVRNGGFVFVDDCNHDIDGLFARSFEAQMSSIFGPKALRKLPNTHALYRSFFTFKDGPPATGFELNGWGDDLVHDYLQGIEIDGRLGVLYSNKDYGCEWDYDWRNKRFLAEDNTKFAVNIVMYALNS
- a CDS encoding AAA family ATPase, coding for MNNTPTEADIQAQLARLGTLRTAIAQAIVGQEAVVEQLLIGLLAGGHCLLEGVPGLGKTLLVRSLGQALELQFRRVQFTPDLMPSDILGTELLEEDHGTGHRHFRFQPGPIFTNLLLADELNRTPPKTQAALLEAMQERTVSYAGVTHQLPAPFFVLATQNPLEQAGTYPLPEAQLDRFLLHIRVDYPSETEERDILAQTTGTRHSEVPQVMHGEEVLALQARVREVHLGDDLLAWITRLVRASRPNESAPAEVKQWVKWGAGPRAGQSLVLAAKARALLHGRLAATREDIVALAAPVMRHRLLLSFAAEAEQKSADDVIAALLRSVPFAG
- a CDS encoding DUF58 domain-containing protein, which gives rise to MTSPGSSFVDFIPPQVRARLKDLRLTSRRAVGLQGIGLHHSRSRGAGLEFAQYRAYEPGDELRQVDWKLYARSDRFFVREAERESPLAVWLLVDATASMAQEDAARPGWSRLSAAKGLAACVAELALRQGDRFGLAVLHGDGVRVLAPGSGLRQRDRFMLELQRVEAGGTWPSAERLRPLWERIGAGDLVVLLSDAFDEGALEVVTRLAAARREVAAIQILTAEERDFPFRGGHVFRDPETGEELRGDGVAMRDEFLRRFEAARRELDARLDASGIRHARYVLDQALDLPLRRLFGSRDAAEYA
- a CDS encoding BatA domain-containing protein, whose translation is MSLAFLLPAGLAALAALLLPLLIHLARRSEQRPIQFAALRWLRQKPKPRHRIRFDEWLLLALRLLLLVALALLLARPVMVGGASEAPWIAVVPGVDLKQARAVQAPENARWHWLAPGFPSLDEAAPTASAPVTSLLREIDAGLPEGVALTVLVPEQLAGVDAQLPSLSHRIEWRVLPGAMPVAPAQPEAAAFAPSIRYAPQREAAMRYMRAAQAAWKGGSTVASDQAPLAQPLPANTRQLIWLAPGPLPAAIDTWVREGGTALLDHDTALANLPATTVLWRDPTGAPLVEGAAYGKGRVMRFSRELAPQSMPVLLEPDFPQQLRSLFDPPRVAPTRVLAATHEPLTGGPVFPQSPRDLQPWLVLLIALLFLGERWLATGARRTVAP